One genomic window of Pseudomonas sp. LFM046 includes the following:
- a CDS encoding multidrug/biocide efflux PACE transporter, giving the protein MNRPTTALNKSLKERAFHALAFEGLAVLLTAPVLALVMGKSLAHMGALTLMFSTVAMVWNMIFNGLFDRAQRRLGFQRTLWVRCLHAVLFELGLVIALVPVAAWWLSIGLVEAFLLDIGLLLFFLPYTLAFNWSYDALRERLLEARAARTSGCNAG; this is encoded by the coding sequence ATGAACCGTCCGACCACCGCCCTGAACAAGTCCCTCAAGGAACGCGCCTTCCACGCCCTGGCGTTCGAAGGCCTGGCTGTTCTGCTGACCGCGCCGGTACTGGCCCTGGTGATGGGTAAGTCGCTCGCGCACATGGGTGCGCTGACCCTGATGTTCTCCACGGTGGCGATGGTCTGGAACATGATCTTCAATGGCCTGTTCGACCGCGCCCAGCGCCGCCTCGGCTTCCAGCGCACGCTGTGGGTGCGGTGCCTCCACGCCGTGCTGTTCGAACTCGGGCTGGTGATCGCCCTGGTGCCGGTGGCCGCCTGGTGGCTGTCGATCGGATTGGTGGAAGCCTTCCTGCTGGATATCGGTCTGCTGCTGTTCTTCCTGCCGTACACCCTGGCCTTCAACTGGAGCTACGACGCGCTGCGCGAGCGCCTGCTGGAAGCGCGCGCTGCCAGGA
- a CDS encoding LysR family transcriptional regulator, which produces MNYSPESLEAFAQAVALGSFSAAARKLGKSQSTVSEAIARLEIDLGLELFDRSSRQPTLTEAGRTLLGRVEEIRAASERLQRAAAQLSGGLEARVTLALSDTYQSAQYEARLVELDERYPDLEFECLIAEHRDVIELVTQGRATLGLLAAQSSYPPELASAVVAERADFGLFVALDHPLAQRADVRESDLAGWRLLRLNTLGDALAVNDGLPPSGGRCWSAPNYLLLLEMATHGFGWAELPRWLVSGYANGRLKELQVPGWPRSQAVDVVWSRERRLGPAASWLLERLLDRPSAR; this is translated from the coding sequence ATGAATTACTCGCCAGAATCACTCGAAGCCTTCGCCCAGGCCGTCGCCCTGGGTTCGTTCAGCGCGGCTGCGCGCAAGCTGGGCAAGAGCCAGTCCACGGTCAGCGAGGCCATCGCCCGGCTGGAGATCGATCTGGGCCTGGAGCTCTTCGACCGCAGCAGTCGCCAGCCGACACTGACGGAAGCCGGCCGCACGCTGCTGGGACGGGTGGAGGAGATTCGTGCCGCATCCGAGCGCCTCCAGCGCGCCGCCGCCCAGCTGTCCGGCGGGCTGGAGGCGAGGGTGACGCTGGCGTTGTCCGATACCTACCAGTCGGCCCAGTACGAGGCGCGCCTGGTTGAGCTGGACGAGCGCTATCCGGACCTCGAGTTCGAATGCCTGATCGCCGAGCACCGTGATGTGATCGAGCTCGTCACCCAGGGCCGTGCCACGCTGGGGCTGCTGGCCGCGCAGAGCAGCTATCCGCCGGAGCTGGCTTCGGCGGTCGTGGCCGAGCGTGCTGACTTCGGCTTGTTCGTGGCGCTCGATCACCCCCTGGCGCAGCGGGCGGATGTGCGCGAGAGCGACCTGGCCGGCTGGCGCCTGTTGCGCTTGAACACCCTGGGCGATGCCCTGGCGGTGAACGACGGCCTGCCGCCCAGCGGCGGGCGCTGCTGGTCTGCGCCGAACTACCTGCTGTTGCTGGAAATGGCCACCCATGGCTTCGGCTGGGCGGAGCTGCCCCGCTGGCTGGTCAGCGGTTACGCAAACGGCCGTCTGAAAGAGCTGCAAGTGCCCGGCTGGCCGCGCAGCCAGGCCGTGGATGTGGTCTGGTCGCGGGAGCGCCGATTGGGCCCGGCGGCGAGCTGGTTGCTGGAGCG